One genomic window of Conger conger chromosome 9, fConCon1.1, whole genome shotgun sequence includes the following:
- the LOC133137461 gene encoding brain-specific angiogenesis inhibitor 1-associated protein 2-like — protein MSRSDEVNKMTENIYKGIPDQFNPSLKNFVSSGKLYEKALTGVMVAAKGFFDAMVKLGELASDSQGVKELGDTLFQMAEVHRQIQVELEDMLKRFHSELLSQLEHKLELDNKYLRAALKKYQSECKARTDSIERCQSQLKKLRRKSQASRQPNKYSDREMQLVELMSHHQGELDALVAVGFRSALTEERKRYCFLVDRYCASTKIFISYHGKVRELLSQKLTSWQQSCSQPTRLPDRALHLFRHTAPQAAGAAGIAELLRQARLATAQPLEQRLSVQEVQPLHNGEPNPRTQGAPPSSQSETPLTQNSTGPQTSRPLNMQSNHMPQHTPSHTSTGTSDSTNQVNTSSTSSNVQHTPLPTARTTSDIFHNAPFTTGQCSTDSSSSPSQNDTHSLHLSQFEPLPRAQAPLPHQEGFSSTPPSHNLLLKKAAEVYATSTLPLSRRPTSESRLGLLGGTLPRVLPITSTTRVEALFPHVPGGGEMDRVGLGGTCLLHFLPGDTLVLLISEPRDGWHYGQNERTGRKGWFPFSYTQPYPASADQHENSFPLLSKMSSASTGYLDKLGCPGMLHLSRETGEDRSSPPLRQSHLRPRPYTMATLGTAQPSAESSSPPPSPTRTNPFAHVRLRKAVTNDRSAPVIQ, from the exons ATGTCTCGCTCAGATGAGGTCAACAAGATGACTGAAAATATCTACAAG GGGATCCCGGACCAGTTCAACCCCAGTTTGAAGAATTTTGTCTCATCAGGGAAGCTCTATGAAAAAGCCCTGACAG GAGTTATGGTGGCAGCCAAGGGATTCTTTGATGCGATGGTGAAACTAGGAGAACTGGCCAGTGACAGCCAGGGGGTCAAAGAGTTGG GTGACACATTGTTTCAAATGGCTGAAGTACACAGACAGATTCAAGTGGAACTAGAGGACATG TTGAAGCGGTTTCATTCAGAGCTACTCTCCCAGCTGGAGCACAAACTGGAGCTGGACAATAAATACCTGAGG GCCGCTCTGAAGAAGTACCAGAGTGAATGCAAGGCCAGGACGGACTCTATCGAGCGCTGTCAGTCTCAGCTTAAGAAACTGCGGCGGAAGAGCCAGGCCAGCCGCCAACCCAATAAGTACAGTGACCGGGAGATGCAG CTTGTGGAGCTGATGAgccaccaccagggggagctggATGCTCTGGTGGCAGTGGGATTCCGCTCAGCTCTGACCGAGGAGAGGAAGCGGTACTGCTTCCTGGTGGACCGCTACTGTGCATCCACCAAGATCTTCATCAGCTACCACGGCAAG GTGAGGGAGCTGTTGTCCCAGAAGTTGACCTCATGGCAGCAGTCATGCTCACAGCCCACACGGCTCCCAGACCGAGCTCTCCATCTGTTCCGACACACAGCCCCTCAGGCCGCCGGGGCTGCTGGGATAGCTGAACTCCTCCGTCAGGCCAGACTGGCTACGGCGCAGCCATTGGAGCAG AGGCTGTCAGTCCAGGAAGTCCAGCCTCTGCATAATGGCGAACCCAACCCTCGGACGCAAGGTGCTCCGCCTTCCTCCCAGAGCGAAACTCCACTTACCCAGAACTCCACAGGCCCCCAGACCTCCCGCCCCCTGAACATGCAATCCAATCACATGCCACAGCACACACCAAGCCACACCAGCACCGGCACAAGTGACAGCACCAACCAGGTCAACACCTCCTCCACATCAAGCAACGTTCAACACACCCCGCTTCCCACAGCCCGCACCACCTCAGACATCTTTCACAATGCCCCCTTTACGACTGGTCAGTGTTCCACAGATTCATCCTCTTCTCCGTCCCAAAATGACACTCACAGCCTTCATCTATCCCAATTTGAGCCTCTCCCTAGGGCTCAGGCACCACTGCCCCACCAGGAAGGTTTCAGCAGTACTCCACCTTCCCACAATCTCCTACTGAAGAAAGCCGCCGAGGTCTATGCCACCTCCACCTTACCACTGTCCCGGAGGCCCACCAGCGAGTCACGGCTTGGGCTTCTGG GAGGAACCCTGCCCAGAGTACTGCCCATCACCTCTACTACTCGAGTGGAGGCCCTCTTTCCACATGTCCCTGGAGGGGGAGAAATGGACCGGGTTGGGCTCGGGGGCACCTGCCTCCTCCACTTCCTTCCTGGGGACACCCTCGTGCTCCTCATCTCTGAGCCCCGAGACGGGTGGCACTACGGGCAGAACGAGAGAACTGGGAG GAAAGGCTGGTTCCCTTTCTCCTACACTCAGCCCTACCCAGCATCCGCGGACCAACATGAAAACAG CTTTCCCCTACTCTCCAAGATGAGCAGTGCCAGCACTGGGTACCTGGACAAGCTTGGATGTCCAGGAATGCTCCACCTCAgtagagagacaggggaggacCGCTCCAGCCCTCCACTACGGCAGAGCCATTTGCGCCCCCGCCCCTACACCATGGCTACACTTGGTACTGCCCAG cCTTCTGCAGAATCCTCTTCTCCACCACCCTCCCCAACCAG GACTAATCCATTTGCCCATGTTCGCCTCAGAAAGGCAGTGACCAATGACCGCTCTGCTCCTGTCATCCAATAG